TGGCCACCTTGGTCTTGGAGGACGGCATCTTCACCGTCGGCTTGCCGACGGCCGCCGCATTGCGCATGCGGGTCAGCATATCGGCGATGGGATCAGTCATGCTCATTGATGAATACCTTTGAGTGCACCGATATCCGCGGGATTGCGAATTCGTTGGACCGGGCCCTCGCGGACCCGGGTGTCGCTGTGGTTACCAGCTCGCCTTGCGCAGGCCGGGAACGTCACCGTTCATCGTCGCCTTGCGCAGCATGTTGCGGCCCAGGCCGAACTTGCTGTACACGGCGCGCGGACGGCCGGTCAGGGCGCAACGCGTGGTCTGGCGCGAGGGCGAGGAATCGCGGGGAAGCTTCTGCAGCTTGACCGCCGCGTCCATCTTCTCCTCGTAGCTCGCCGACTCGCTGCTGACGATCTTCTTCAGCTCGTCGCGCTTGGCGGCGAACTTCTTCGCCAGCTTCGCGCGCTTCGCTTCGCGGTTGATCATTGAGGTCTTGGCCATGGTCTCTTGTCCGGTCAGTTGCGGAACGGGAAGCGGAACGCCTCGAGCAGGGCGCGGGCTTCGTCGTTGGTCTTGGCGGTCGTGGTGATGGCGATGTCCATGCCACGCAGGGCGTCGACCTGGTCGAAATCGATCTCCGGGAAGATGATCTGTTCCTTGACGCCCATGTTGTAGTTGCCACGGCCGTCGAACGAACGACCCGAGACGCCACGGAAGTCGCGGACGCGCGGCAGCGCGACGTTGACCAGGCGGTCGAAGAACTCGTACATGTGGGCCCTGCGCAGCGTGACCTTGCAGCCGATCGGCCAGCCGTCGCGGATCTTGAACGAGGCCACCGACA
The sequence above is a segment of the Luteimonas sp. MC1750 genome. Coding sequences within it:
- the rplE gene encoding 50S ribosomal protein L5, yielding MTTRLEKFYKEEVVPKLTEQFGYTNPMQVPRLSKITLNMGVGEAAANKKVLENATADMAKISGQKPLVTKSRVSVASFKIRDGWPIGCKVTLRRAHMYEFFDRLVNVALPRVRDFRGVSGRSFDGRGNYNMGVKEQIIFPEIDFDQVDALRGMDIAITTTAKTNDEARALLEAFRFPFRN
- the rpsN gene encoding 30S ribosomal protein S14; translated protein: MAKTSMINREAKRAKLAKKFAAKRDELKKIVSSESASYEEKMDAAVKLQKLPRDSSPSRQTTRCALTGRPRAVYSKFGLGRNMLRKATMNGDVPGLRKASW